TGACTGTTCTTGTCTACttgtaataattaaataatgtcTATGAATGTCTAAGAGTTTACTGTATTGCCACACCTTTTACTTATAATCTACTCTGtgtaatctattttttttatgactgtgtttcatttgtcattttgccCGATTAATACCAGGGTCAAAACGTTGcctttttcagtgaaataaagttttgcagAGCTAAAATCCAGTGTGCTGACACACttcttgtttccttttttgaatctgtttggtgtttttggtGTCTGTCCAGCATCTAGCCTAAACATTGCACACAACTACCTTTctaagtgtttgtttgtttggaaatgaaatatccaaaagaaaaaatgtttttattcatggaAGTTTACTTGAAAACATCACTCACAGGCATTAAAACACTTGCAATCACACTACAAAAGTCTCAGGAATACATTTTTTGCTACACAACCCCAAACTGGTAATACAGAAAGTGgaaattttgtctttttaatacaatgtgcttttgattattttcagcTAATATATGTAAAAGACTGATTACAGTGATGTGATGCTTATTCGTTCTCATGCACCCATGTCTTTTGTTGAACTGATTTTAAGCACCAGGACTTGTCATGAGGACTTCCTTAAACTCAGGCTGGAGAACCTCAACATCTTCATCACCCTGCTGACAAAGTGTGACAAAGTCAAGTTTCAAAACAACATGACAAAGTTCAGAATTTTACAGTTTGACTCTTGACTGAATTTATATTTGTTATACCTTATGATAGTGTTACTCTGATTATACTAACACTTCAAATAGTAAACAACTTGTACAACCATCACCATTACTGATTACTGATACCACTATTGTCACTTGCATTGGTTGGCAGTCCAGCAGCTACAAGGAATAATACTACAActaatattttactttacttcacTTTTCTCACCCACATACCCTCCAGTATGTGTGGATtgtggatttgtgtgttttgtcttggTTCATACCTCTTCCTTCTTCCTATTGACCAAAGCCTTGATGCCCAGAACAACAAAGCTAATGTTGACACACAGCTGGAGAACACCCAGAACAATTGACGTAATGTCGATGCCTGTCAACAAATCCTGAGAGACGGAAAAAAAAAcgtaaaaatataacattgtgATAAGttcactttaaaatgtaattatgaaTTGGTACAAATAAACAGACCAATACACTGATTCTTGTGCAACTTGGATAATAATGATTCTACTGTATGATTGTGTTTAACTTACAGGACATGGCTGGcgattttccatatttttcctgttgtcaacaaatcctatgTGCAGCCATGAGGCACACTCATGAGAAAACTATAGAAAATCCTGGtgataaattatattttctttttattgttcacaaatcccatgaaaagaacaaaaccaacaaatggctgacatgtttcttcattagCATAAACATGcaattgtagtttattttgagtcaatccctcATACACCGCTCTGCTGTTGATACAAGAGCACCAAATGTTCAGTGTATTAAtgtgcagctgaaaatagtccccgacaaacacacaattactctttaaaaatgaaactatttatttgtgacctgtttatAAAGATCTTCAGTGCAGAAACCAGTGGGCTTAGCACTGAGTGTCACAGACAGGGTGTGGACAAAAGATGGATTCATTTAATGGAATTTGTTGACgatgaaaaaaacatggaatagcaccagccttatccttcaTAAGTCTGCTTACTTGGGCATAGAACGCCACTCTTCTGCAGGCGTCATTGTCATTACCAGCATTGTACCAGGAGCGGTCACATAAATTGAGTACAGAGGAATTTGCCAGGTCTCTTCCGTACAGCACAATGTGAACAATGGCAAAGATCAATCCGATGATGTTCATAAACACGGTGAAGCCCATCTCAGAGGAAAGAGTCCctcatttaaattcaaatagcttttgacagtgttttgtttgtaaccTAAGACAGATGACACATTATTCTTTTGACAGTGTTCTGCCAAATGATaggtttttacactttttcctCAATTTTAGTCTTTACTTACCAAGCAAAGATTGGGGTACTGGCCAGCTAAAATCGTCATGATTCCAACTGCGATGAACTGAAGAGAGGACATCAATCTCATCAGTGAAATTATAGCTTAGAATACTattttaattataacaaataaaaatatatgtaaaagcAGTATCACACACTACACAATTCAACATGGTTTAAAGTCTTCCCTGCATTTCTAAAGGTTTTGGTAATTGTTTCAGTTTCGTAAAGAATTGCAAAAACATTGCTGCATTTGCAAAACAAGAGACATTACAGTAGTATGCTGTCATAGTAATATTAACATAACAATATCCTTTTACCACTCCACTCAGCCAGTAAACACCTCCCCGACTGGCAAAATCCTCAGGACCTGTGCTTATTCGTCCTGGTCCAAGTCCAGTGCTGAACAGGCCCACCATGATCTGTATAGTCTGTAAAAGATTCAAATCAATAAAAGCCTCATTGTCCATTTATTGGTCTTATTGACAATAATGAATTGATCTTACTttcaagtactgtgtgtgtatcaaaagCCTGATCTTATTCCTCCGTGCTGTAAACCTTgattgttgtctaaaaactattaaaaaactatcagtgagccacaccgctgcactgggtcacatgttccttccaTAGTCCCGGACAGTAGGTTGTTATACAGTGCTAGcctgttgtgctacatatcacaacctcttgactttatactttAGCTATTTACAATGTACAGTGTcatacaaagtcaagaggttatgATATGTTGTACCAGAAACTAGTGTAGCCCTGTAAATGGAACCGCATtcccacacatgcacaatgGCATCCGCCTTACAcggaactactctccggagaccgaaaacatgatcactgtctttggagctgtttctataCAAACTATGGTGACCATAATCTTTTGCGccaagaaacatgtcacccaatgCAACAGTGTGGGTCAGTAAagtgtttataatattttttggacaacaacggaggtctacagcacagagaaataagatatatcaggcttttgatacacacataatacttacTAGTATAGGATGAGTTCaatgttggtttggctctgcacatgagatttgtttacaatgagtaaaatatagaaaatcaccagccttatcctttacagataatactgtatgtgaatatatacatttcaatTTCTCTCACCCCAAGAGCGGCTGTAACACTCGTCTGCAGCCGTGCCTTGTACACCGAGCAGCACCTGCGTCTGTAGCAAAGAATCTTCAAGATTTGACAGAGCGTTGGCCACATGCTCCTACTGTCCGCCGCTACAGTGACCACATTCACTTTCTTGTCTTTGACGACAGTAACAGTCATCCTTCACAGTACTGATGCCTCACCTGCAATATGCGacatggagatttttttttagattgttCCCTCAATCagatgattgattttctgtattttgttaatGACGAAAACAATAATATGTGTAGGGCTCATTCtgactatgaaaaaaaaaagccaagccAGACAAGTCCAGCTCTTTCAATTGTGGTAGCTTGTTACTGGCAGAAGAAATGcttccagttttttttctgtttttttaaagataaagcTCCTGAGTCTCtggtattttgtgtgtgtgtgttgaacaaTGGTTCAGTGAAAGAAATATCTTAAGTAAACAGTGAGTCACTGGTATAAAGAACACTTTTTAACCCAAATATGCACCTGGAGAGCCATGTTCCATGTATTGCTCCTCAATAATGCCTATGAGCTTTGTAATTTACTAACTCTAGATGCTCCAGAGGCAAAGCAGAATATTATTTGCTTCAGTTTTGCTTAATAAGTTTCATGAGACTCACTCACATTCACAACTACATTAACCAGCACTTGACACATGTGAGAAGGTGTTCTTCCAGTTCACCCAGTAAGACATTAATCACTATCTAAAAAATAAGTTTGAGGTTAACAAACGGACCTCCGTCCTCCGTCCAAGGAACCAACTTCCTTGGATGGAGGAAGATCAGTGCCCCGGTAAGGGCCTGCACTTCCATGTGTTTGCCATCTCAATTCTCAAATCCTAACAAAAAACAAGGGATGTCATAAAATTCACCAAAATGAAGAATTAGTCTTGAATGTCacccatcaacacacacacaactgttcaAAATTACACAAACTATACAAACACAAAGTTAAATAATCCCTTCTCCATAATCATCTTATTTATCTGTTGTAGTCTGTAAAACAtgattataatttaaaatatcacCCAGTTTAAAGTTAATGTTATCATGCAttatagtttgtgttttttgtgtttggtttaGAGTCCTTACCTGTGTCTGGTTCAGTGCTACAGACTCCCTGGAACTGTGATAGTCTGATTTGTGTGAGttcaagcagcagcaacaaaaaaatatacttCCTGTTTGATTTCTTCACAATAAAGGCGTCATTTCCACAAAACTGTCTTTTTcccaacaaaaaaataaataaataacagtggCACATATTAGATAGAGcctttaaaagtaataataacaCAGTGTAAGTATACATAGAAGTAATCtgcagtaaaactttattttactttgcggCTGTGTCCAGGATCAAAATGAGGTGTTACAGTTCTGCCCTCTGATATATTGGCACAAGTTGAGAAAACTTAACATTTAATATCtctaataatgacaataaaattcAGCAATCTGTGCAATATTGTTGGTTGTTATGGTTCTGCTCCAGTCTGACTCCTTAGCTGCCATTATTCACCAGTCCATCAGAGACCCTCAGcttttcctcccctctccttcctGTGTTGTCCTCTAACATTGCCATAGATTCCCTTTGTGCTTATTGATCTGTTCTCTATCGATATTCATGGATAGATTGAGGGGGAATCTGTAGGGCGACAGACGGTGGATGTTCTGTAAATATCTAACATGCTAAAATGAATCAGACTTTCAGCTTTTGTTGCTCCTTATGTTGGTTTcacttttatatttgaaaatttaaaatgttagtGTGACATATTGAAGAGAGGAGTTTGTTTCTGAGTTTTCGGTCCCACCCTGCATCAGTCTCGTTAGCCCTctcctgctccctgtgtcttccccagcctatcagctcctttcctgatctCTTGCTCTACCTGCATCTCATCCCCTCATCAGTTAAGTTTGTATTTATctcctggttttcagtttagtttgatTCTGtattgttcagttcagttttgctttgcctGCGCTCCTGAGTTCTGTTCCTGAATTGAGTAAATAAAGAAGTTATTCTTCAGCTTTGCTCTGCCTGCAGTCTCCTGCATTTGAGTCCACCTGCTCTGCTACTCCACATAACAGCTGATGGTAATTTGTTCAATATAaatgttctctctctgtactTTTAAACTGAGGAATGACACTTCTGCACAACAGAAAATTAGATACCAAAATACTTTAACACTTTTAAAATTGCATGCTTTGTTTTAAAGGTGACAAAGCAAAACTTGATATCTTGCACCTGGAGCACATCTTTGAATTTAACCTGAACAGCTTCAGTGACTGTTGAttgtttctcagttttttttttatgttcaaaGCTTTTAAACAAACCTTTCTCCACGTTACCTTTTTTGTGTTCATTGGTTCAGTGAACTTGAACTCACCTCATCAGTGTACCAAAGGGGCCTGTGGCTCTCTTCTTAACAGAAAGCATTGCAATGTGCATCCTGCTTCTAATCAATCATAATATATCCACATTAGGTTATAAATTAAAGTTAGAAAATGGCAAAATCAGTATAAGAACCATTTTACATACTTAATGAAAGCTGTTTAGAACATACTACGGACACAGTTGTGTTTTATGTACATTTAGAAGTCATTCAGAAATACCCATCTTTACAAATTCAGACATTAATTGTTTGagttttatattctttttattccgttttgacaatatgaaaacagaCAGTAAGTAAAAAGTAAGTAAAACAGACAGATCATCAAAGGAACCATCATAGCTTTAATTACATAGTTTGAGCAGTTTGTGTTTAAGCTCATGAGATGATTTTTGAGACTTCACACTTTAGGATTTTGAACATGTGGTTTGTACATCCACCATGTTGATGGGGATCACTTCTTCAATTTAACTTGAACAACTGTGAAAGCTGAGCTGAGTTTGGTGCTTTAAACAGTCAATAcaccaaaataataataataaaaaaaaacacacacaaaaaaacacatcttcaGATTCCCCAGTTGGTATCCAGCCATACACATAGTTCTGGTTTTAACATATTTCTCCTCTTTCTACAGTTTAGGTGAACTGAATTTCATTTGTGAAAAATTCaatttgaaaaacaacaaatctatGTTAAAACATAATGTACTTGAAGATAGGAAAaattacaaacatacacacacaaaagagtgGCAAAAAATGTCAGTCTTTGTaatataaagttgttttgattACTTTCAGAAAGTGAATGTAAAAGTACAAGTATAACAGTGACGTGTTGCTTATTTATCATCAATAATCCATTGAGCTGAAATCATTTTAAGCACCAGGACTGGTCAGGAGGACTTCTTTCAACTCTGCCTGGTGACCTTCAACATATTTGCCATCCTGTTGACACAAAACAAAGGTAACTTTCATCAAAACAGGACAACATTAATCATTCTACACTGTGACTCTTTACTCCAGAAATGCAGCTGCTACAACTTTTATCTCCTACAACTACAGTACATTATTTCTTCTGCTCCTACTGTTGCTACTCCAGCTGCAATTACTGCTCATAGTACTTTGCTTCACCTTTCTGAATCCAGCAATCCTCTGATTCATGTGGGCTGAGCACTTTGTGTACATTGCTGTGGTTCATACCTCTTGCTCCTTCATCTCATTGCACAGAGTCTTGATGCCCAGAATAGAAAACCAAACGCTGACAAACAGCTGAAGAACAGCGAAGGCAATCAGTTTAATGTCCATGGATCTCAACAAACTCTGATggatatgaaataaaaacatttttaatttaataattcaaatatgtttaaactaatatttaaattaatttccagTGTAATGTAAGTATGCATGATTTAATCAGCACAAAATGCTACAATGCAGAGATGCTTACAATGTGGAACTGCCAAagtcatttcaaattaaattgtCAAGTTGGACAATAATTAATTTTAGGATTTTAGTTCAGAACTTTAGACTGTAAAACATCATACAGAAacttaaatatgtaattttatgtaAGTTGTATTGATTTCAAGTTAATTCAACTTAAAATGTCAAGTTTTCACTTAGAAACATGACTTCACTTGACTTGAAGTCATTTGACTTGAAATGAATACTGCTGAGAGTTCACTCAACTCACTTAACTGGTTATGAAGAGCATACACTGAGAGTTAAAACTGGACTTAGTATAGtaatgaaaacaatgcaaaccATAATGACGGTTAGTATTGAATTTATTCATTGTCATGATACAAACTAAAAACTGACTTTAGCAATTCCAACACCAGCAGTGACACAAGTTCTTAGtgacaaatgaaaaactgtctcttaaaactgagaaaatggAAAGTAAATCTGACTGTGACCTTTTTGTCAGTGTGATTGAATAGTTATTGTTTCAACTCAATATCTTAAGTCTATTGAACTTGTTATATCTAGCTGAGTTAAGTTAACTGAGTTAGTTTTACATTGTCAAAACACATTAGACAACTTTGAACAAATTCTTCAACAGAAGTTCAGGTAACTCATATTTTTTAAGGCAGCagggaaatacattttttagttCAAATGTATTACAGTGTAGATGTATGCTTACCTCGGCATAGAGTGCCACACCTCTGCAGTTGTCGCCATAAGGACCAACATTGTACCTTCTGCGGTCACACATCCAGAGGGGGGAGGCATTGCCCAGGTCGATAGCATACAGCACAATGCCAGTAATGGCAAAGATAGCTCCAGCAATGTTCATAAACACAGTGAAGCCCACCTGAGAGGAAAGATTCCTTCAATTAAAAGATCAATTCAGATGGTATTTGATAGTGTTTTGCATTTCAACTAAGACAGAAGACACAATATTCTATTGACAGTACACTGCACATTTCCTTCAATTAGTCAATGGGGTTTGGAGGACTTAACTTACCAAGCAGGAAGAAGGGAACTGTCCGGCCAAAATG
This sequence is a window from Thunnus thynnus chromosome 10, fThuThy2.1, whole genome shotgun sequence. Protein-coding genes within it:
- the LOC137190568 gene encoding uncharacterized protein isoform X2, which produces MTVTVVKDKKVNVVTVAADSRSMWPTLCQILKILCYRRRCCSVYKARLQTSVTAALGTIQIMVGLFSTGLGPGRISTGPEDFASRGGVYWLSGVFIAVGIMTILAGQYPNLCLMGFTVFMNIIGLIFAIVHIVLYGRDLANSSVLNLCDRSWYNAGNDNDACRRVAFYAQDLLTGIDITSIVLGVLQLCVNISFVVLGIKALVNRKKEEGDEDVEVLQPEFKEVLMTSPGA
- the LOC137190568 gene encoding uncharacterized protein isoform X1, producing MTVTVVKDKKVNVVTVAADSRSMWPTLCQILKILCYRRRCCSVYKARLQTSVTAALGTIQIMVGLFSTGLGPGRISTGPEDFASRGGVYWLSGVFIAVGIMTILAGQYPNLCLMGFTVFMNIIGLIFAIVHIVLYGRDLANSSVLNLCDRSWYNAGNDNDACRRVAFYAQDLLTGIDITSIVLGVLQLCVNISFVVLGIKALVNRKKEEQGDEDVEVLQPEFKEVLMTSPGA